In Fulvitalea axinellae, the DNA window ACGTGATAAGCGCCAGCGATAGCAGGAAAAACAGGTAATAGAATTTGCCCCCGGGCATAATATAACTATCCGATTCCAGCCATTCGTACAGCCGGTCATCGGTGTTTTGTTTACCGGCGCTCATTCTGCCTTTGGCCTGCAATTCCTGTCGCCATTCCATCCGCTCACCGAGTTCCAATACCGCCAATTGGCGGGCCTGTACCGTGTCCCGGTCCGCCGGAGCGGAGAGCCAAGTGGCCATTACTCTCCGGCCTTCCTCGGTATGTGCCCGGTTTACCAGGGCGTACAGCGAATTGTTTCCGAAAATATCGAGATCGGCCACGTATGCGTGCGCAGGGTCGGTAAACTCGTCGCCACCGTCCAGACCTTTTAAGTCTCCGGAAATACGCCTTAGCTCTTCGGCGTTTATTTCGGCCAGACAACGGTAGAATTCTTTCCGCTTGACGGTACGTCGGTGCCAGATAATCAAAACGACGAATACGCAGACAAAGACCAACCCGGTCATCCACATCGCCTCCCCGTTCTTGATGTTGGCCAAATAGACTTCCAGCACAATCGCTATGGAAAACCAAACCAACCGGGCGGTGCTCAAGATCCGGTATCTTTTTAATTCGTTCTGAAAAAGGCCACGGAAATGGGCTTCCCGCTCCTGAAAAATTTCGCTAACGTCTTTACTCATGTTTCGCTTGAAATAATTTACTCAGTAATATAAAAACAGCACCGCTCCGAACAAACAGAATTCGGACAATAAACCCATACTCCGATACCGATGGGAAATGAGAAGTAAAGACGGAAACATTCGCTTAGGAAATACGGTAAGTCTCCCGATTTTCTTACAGCCTGCCCCGCTCATTTGCGCTTTGGTTTATCTTATGTATTCAAATATCCTAAAGCGCTTCCTGATCCGTTTCGAATCTTCCCTCCGACATTATGAAAAAAAACGTATCAACTCTCATCCTCGTCGTTCTTCTCGCATTGGCCGGGCTGTTGCTTGCCCGTACGTTAATATTCAGCTCAAAACAGATCGATGCCAAAACGGCGGAAGTGATCCCGCTGGATAACCACGTTGCGGAAACCCTCTCCCGGGCCATCAAATGCCAAACGGTCTCTTACGAGAACAAAGCGCCCAACGGACCCGAATTCCGAAAACTTCACGAAATTCTGAGAGAAGCTTTCCCAATGGCTCACCAAAAACTGAGCGTCGACACCATTAACCAATATAGCCTGCTGTTTACGTGGAAAGGCCGTGACAAATACAAAAAGCCCTTGCTCCTGCTTGCTCACCAAGACGTAGTGCCCGCCGGCGACGACTGGAAAGAGCCTCCGTTCTCCGGAAAAATCGTGCAGGACACCATCTGGGGCCGTGGTTCGCTGGACGACAAGGTGGCCGTAGTAAGCATTCTCCAAGCCGTGGAATCGTTGCTGAAAAATAATTTCGTTCCCGAAAGGGATATACTCTTGGCTTTTGGTCATGATGAGGAAATCGGCGGAAGCCAAGGAGCGGAAAAAATCGCGGAGCATTTGAAATCGCAGGGAATAGAAGCGGAATTCGTACTTGACGAGGGTTTGATGATAACGCAAGGTATGGTGCCGGGCATCGAGAAAGACGTGGCGCTGATAGGCATTGCGGAAAAAGGCTACCTGAATGTAGATATCACCGCTGTGGTGGACGGCGGGCATTCGTCCATGCCCAAAACTTACGGAGCCATAGACGCCGTGGCCCGGGCGATCACCAAACTCAACGAAAGCCCGTTTACGGCGCATATCACACCACCGGTGGACGAATTTCTGGACCATATCGGCCCCGAGATGTCGTTCACTTACCGTGTGGTGTTCGCCAACCGCTGGCTTTTCGACCCGATGATTATCGGCATTTACGAAAAAACGCCCGCCGGCAACGCACTAGTCCGCACCACCATGGCCACAACTATTTTCGACGCCGGCTACAAAGCCAACGTAGTGCCCCGAAAAGCGAGCTCGACGGTGAATATAAGAATGCTCCCCGGCGACGACCGCGAACAGGTGCTTTGGCAAATGCACCACTCTATCGACACCACGCTGGTAAAACTCCATGCGATGGAATACGAATACGCCTCGGCTTCGAAAGTTTCGAGCACCAAAACGTTCGGATACAAAGCCGTAGCCACTACGGTAAGGGAAATTTTTCCGGAAAGCCTGACCGCCCCGAACCTCCTTATCGCCGGGACGGATTCGAAACATTATTCCGGAATCAGCCCGAATATCTATCGCTTTCTTCCCGTCAGGATCAATCCTGCCAGTGTAGAACAAATTCACGGCAAAAACGAGCGCATAGCTATCCAAGATCTGAAAAACTGCGTGCGGTTTTACCGAAGGCTAATACAGAATACCTGCAAGTGACCTGCTGGCGCAATCTATTTTTTCCAACGGAAACGCTCGACCCTGGCCAAGAAAGAAAACACATCCTTGGCTATGGCACCTCTGGGAACCCGATAAGGATCTTGGTTTGGGCGCACAATATCTTTCTCTACGGTTACCGCCAAGTCGAAATATTTGGAGGCTATTTCGCACGAGATATCATCATGGTCGCCAAAAGGGAATGACAGATACCGGACAGGCTGATTGATCAGACGCTCAAGATCCGCCTTGGATTCCCTCATTTCGGTGTCTACCCTTTGTTTCTGTTCTTCCACAGTCTCAAAATCCAGCCTTTCGGGAAATCTGTTTTCCAAATCCTTGATCAAGGTTTGGGCATAATCAGGCTTCTCGAAGAAATCCTTTCCCAGACTTTGAATGTAATCTTTCACCTCAGGCTTTAGCTTCCCTTGCCTTACGGCGATGTTGTTTCTGCTGGGAAATACCGGCAACCCGATATACGGACATTCGCCATAGCGATTCACGTCACTGTAATGCACACCGTATTTGGGATGCGACTTCGTATTGCGGTTATCCCAAACTCCCAAGATTCGATCTTCATAGAATGACCGAGCATGCACGTTAAGGTGGCCCTCAACATCAAAATGATCTTTAACGGAGTTCAACTCCGATACGCTCATGAAGTCGGGCGATTTTCCCTCGACAAAAAACTGTGTGTTAGCCTCGCCCATTGTCACTGGCTCCACCAATTCGGAAAAGGCTACTTTCCCGTTCCAATAATCTTCCAGAGTCGGCCTCATCTTCCCGATGTCCGCATCTTGGTTAATCCGCGAAGCCACCGCAAACAAGGTCGCCTTAATCTTATGTTTCTTCAGTAATGGATAAGCGTAGACTAAATTGTCAACATAGCCATCATCAAAAGTTATCACCACCGAAGTACGCTTCGGCTTCCATTCGCCTTTCAAATAAGCGTGTACCTCATCCAGAGTTACAATATCAAAAAACTGTTTCAGGTATCGTAACTCAAAGTCAAACTGTCTCCACGAAGGTTCATAGCCTAACCGGGGAAGAATCTTATGGTAATATATTATGAATAGATTAGGACTCGCCTTCATAGATCTCATCGAATAATTGTATATACTTCTCCACAGTCTTTTTGATAGAGAACGTTTCTCCTGTCCGCTTCGCCTCACGTATAATGCGTTCCTCTTCTTCTGGGCTAAGCCCTAACATTTTCTCCATCTTTGCGGTCATTCCCTCAAAATCACCGACAGGGACCGTAAAGCCGTTTTCTCCGTCTTTCAAGTAACTCCCAATGCCACCGGCCAAGGTAGATAAAGTCACTTTTCCCATAATCATAGCTTGGATAACTGAGCCCGCCACGCCCTCAAGGTTGGACGACAAAACATAATAATCGGCCATATCCAACAGTGCGGGAACGTCATTACGGTAACCTAAGCCAATCACCCGGTTGCCTACGTTCATTTTACGGGCATGCTCCATGGCCACAGTATCGGTTGATCCTCCGGCCAACACAAGCAATGCGTCAGTGTCTTTTACTTTGGCGAAAGCCTCTATAAGTTTGTCTTGTGCCTTAACTTTAGGGTTCCAGTTCGCTACGTTTATAAAGACTTTCTTGTCCTCCGCTATTCCCAATTCCTTTCTCAAGCGTATGCGGTTTTCCGTATTCGGCTGGAAAAGATCCGTCGGCACTCCACTTTGTATCGTCACCAACTTTTCCGGGTAAAAGTTATCTCGCTTCATTTGCTCGGTAACTCCTTCCGACACTACCACAATCTTATCGGCGATATGGTACTTGAAAATCTTCGACAACCATCCCGACTTCCGTCCCGACCGTTTGACGCTTATTATGCAGGGTTTGGTACGCATAAATAACTTGGCAATGGACAAATAGCCCACAACCTTCGGTGAATTGGCCACGACAAAATCAAACCCCTCCCTATCAATAATACCGGCCAATCGCCTAGCTTGGGAAATGCTCCAACGGCTATTCTTGCCTATATATTCGTACACGTGTTCAGTCACATCAAATGGACGTAGCTTATCACGCATCTCATCATATTGATCCGCTAAAGCAATGTGAACGTCAATCCCTTCCTTTTTCAGACCTTTGGTTACCAAATAAGTCTGTTCTTTTGTGCCTCCCCAACCAACTCCGTTGATTAGCATCAAGACTTTGTAATTCCTATTCATTATATATTTCAGCCCCCCTATCAAACAATCAAAAATCCCACAGGAGAAACTCTGTTATTCCGTTAAACTAACATTTGACAAAAATACTCAAGTTATCAAGCCCCTTGAGATAGCGTTGAAAAAATAGTAGAGCTATTTTATTGCAAGATGGTTTTTCCAATAAAAAACTTTCGTTCACTACTCGAAATTCGCATGATCACATCATTTAAACCAAATACAGGAATAGAACGATACGAAAACTAAATCAAACAGATTTATAGTCATTTAGAAAATGATGTTTTCCAAAATTATACATCAGCGCTATTTATCAATCTTCTATCTCAAAACCGTGTTTGGCTTTGGCGTATGAAGCAAGGCTTTTTATCAGTTCCTGAGCGCTGTCGTCAAGTTTGTTTTCGATAAGCCACGTTCCGTAAAATCCCAAAGCAGTCTCGCTCGGTTGGTCGGCCTCCCATTCGGCTATGAATTTTTTCAGATAAGAATTTGACGACGTTTCCAAGTCGAAAAGGTATTCGGCCTGATCGTCTTCGGTTGCTTCGGCCAAAAGACGACGTTTTAGGTTTTTCAAATACTCGTCATACTCCGCGGATATTTCCTGTTTCTTTCGCTCGTAGCTCTGTTTCCTTTCCCGCTCTTCCGCCAACTTTCTTTTGCGGTCGGCCTCAGCGGACATTCCCTCAAATTCCTCCTGATAATAACCCGATTTCAGAGCCGTAATCAGATAACCCGTCTTGTTTGCCACCTCGTCCAAAGCGCTTACCTTCTTCACATAAAAATCGGTCAATGCCTTTCCGTACTTCTGTTCCAGTTTCTGGATAGTTGCCGGCTTTATTCCCGTTGCCGGTTTGGCAGCCGCTTTTCCTTCCGCCACTAGGTCCAGGCTTAACTGGCCCGCTTCCTGTTCCGCTACAATCCAAGCCGGGCTTTCCTCCATTGCAGGCGCTACCGGTTTTTCTTTCTTTTTCTTTGGCTTCTTTTCGGCTTTCTCCTTCGGAATCATCGGAGGCGAAGGCAAAAGTGTCATATCCATTTTGTCTTCCTGATTCTCCTGTTCGGAAGGTACGTTCTGCACGTTTTTCGACATATGGAAAATCAGCCCGACCACTTTACGGCCTTTTTTCTCCACTTCATACTCCACGTAAATATCGGACAAGGCGTTTATTTCCTTTACCGACACTTCGATCACATATTTCTTAAAATCGAAAAAGCGGTTGTACTTATCACCCACATACAGCATATCTTTCAAGTATTCCAAATCGAATTTCCTCGACCGGATTTTGGGATAATATTGCGCCAGCAATTCGTAAATACGGATAGAATGGGCGCTGCGAAAGGAAAAGACGTGCTTGAGAAAATAGCTGGTGTAATTGTCCTTTAGGTTCAGCAAGAAAGGTTTCATCTGCGGCGAGAACTGAACGGTGATAAAGTTCTTGCCTTTCTCGCCCTCGGCCACGCTAATAAAGGCCATCGAACGCCACTTGTCGCCCTGCTGTAGATAAATGGCGCTATTGGTAAGCCCCACCGCCGCCTCTCGGATATCGTTATATTGCTGGCCTTTCACCTTGTCGTTGGGCCCCAATCCCAAAATCTCCGAAATCGAGATATGGTAAGGGATAAAATCCGCGTCGGTGATTTTGATCCTCGCCGCCATCAGCAATATGATTCTCTGCTGCATCAACGTAAACCGGCTCTTGGAATTAATGAGCTCGTTACTCTTAACTATCTTGTAGTCCTTGTACATCTCCAGCGAGGTCTGCGTTTTCATAAGCGTCGTTGATCTTTTGGCGCCAAAAGCGAGAAATAATTAATTCGTCGTTCAAAATAGGGAAAACGAAAATAGACGCAAAGCACGGCGACATATTACGAACGAGATTTTCTTAAAAACTAGGCCATAAAACCGGCGCAGGTTCCTAAAAGTGAGTTTTTCTTAACCTGGCAGATCTTACACGTCACAATTGGAAGCCCTAGAAGCGAGAAATTCTTAATCGAGAACCCTTTCTTTAGGCAAAGAATACGCTTGAAGTGAGCAAACCTTAACGGCAACTCCAAAACGAAGATTTTCGAAGCCCCTTAAGGTGAGTATTTCTTAAGAAGGGTAACGGAGGTATGCCTTTTAGGAAGCGATAGACACTTTCAATAGATGGTTTTTAAGAAAAGCTCGTCTAAAAGGAACTGTTTCAGCCTCTTTGGTTAAGAAAAACTCGTCTTTAAAGATTAAGCAAAACACCCATTTAAGAAAAACTCGCTATTGGTTAAGAATCTCTCGTACATAAATTAAGAATCTCTCGCCTAAGCTTAAGAAAAACTCGTTTTTTTTTAAGAATCCCTCACCTCAACTTAAGAAAAACTCGTTCTATATTAAGAAAAACTCGTCTGGAAGGCTTTTTAATAACTGAAAAACAATGAGTTACGATAACCGAAAACATTAAAAACAATTAAAAAAATAAAACAACAAAACATTTTTAAAGGAGAGAAAGCCCCTCGTTTTGTTGTCTGTTTTTTTCGTTTTAAAAAATGTAGAAAAGAGAAATGATATCCGTCAATTGAAAAGCTTAATGTAGCGTTCCAATTCAGCTTTCAATTTTTTCGCTTCTGTTAACTTCTTCTCGCCTTCTGATTCCTTAATTCGATTTATAGATTCAGTTAAGAAAAGTTCGCTTTCAACTATTTGTTTAGTTCTGACTTCCCACACAGGCTCTTCCTGTATTGTCGGTTTAGACGAGTCTTTCTTAACAGTTCGTTTCTCAACCCTAGCCTTTTCCGCTTGCGTTCCGATCTCTTTTTCCGATTCAAGTTTCGGAATAGAATCGGACTTCGAAAGGCTCTCGATATCGGCTTGCTTTACTTTGAGTTTGCCCGACAGAATTTTCGTTTTTATCTCCGGATTTTCTTCCGCCAGTTTGTCGAGTCCCGTTGCGTAGTTCGCCGCGCGTTTCACGCTTTTCGGACTCATATTGTTCTCCTTGGCAATTCGTTCAGCAGAATTAGACTTTTCCTGTTTTTCGTTGTGTTTTGTCAAAGGGTCATTTTGGCCCATTGATTTCTCCCCAACGAAATCATGATTATCTATTTCCGTGTTTTCATTGTACTTTGTCAAAGGGTCATTTTGACCCATTGACCCTTTGTAACCGCCACGGTCTTCTTTTTCCCTATTGTAGCGAAGCCCCACCAAGTAGATTTTCTGCTCTTTGCTCAGGTTCCGTCGCCCAAGCTGGTTGTCGATCATCCAGTCTTTGGCGGTTTGCAGGTCACTTACCTCAATCGCTTTCAGCGGAAAGTCGAGCCCGTGTGTGGTGCAGACCCGGTGGCGGTTGTGGCCGTCTACCAATACGTACTCGTCGGTTTGCTTATTGTGCCAATACAGCAAGGGCTCACGACACCCCTCTTTGAGTATGTTCGCTTCCAGCTGTTCGAATTCCTCGTCTACCAACGGCGGAATAAGGTCGCGGAGCTCGTCGTATATGCGGATTTTGTTCTTGATCTCGGCGTCTTGGGCCAGTTTCTTGTCTTTGGCCAAGGCTATAGTCGGGATCAGTCTTTTTCGTTTATTCATGGGTCAGTTCGTTACAAACAGCCATATAGTCTACGGCGCCATTACTTTTAGGGGCGTAAGTGAAGATGTCCTGGCTCAGCATCGTGGCTTCGCTCAGGGCCATATTGTTCCGGATCACGGTTTCGAATGTCCGGAAATACGGAAAGCTCTCTTTTACGTGGTTCATGATCGTCTGGTGGTTGATCGTTCTTTTGTCTACCAGCGTAAAGAGGATTCCTTCCAAATCCAGCTTTTCGTTCAGTCCGTCTTTGATTTGGTCCACCGTTTTCAGGATCGTGTTCAAACCTTTTATGGCCAAAGTCTCAGGCTGTATAATAAGCACGAAACTGTCAGAAGCGATCAGGGCGTTTGAAGTTAGGATGCCGAGCGAGGGCGGACAATCCAGAAGGATGTAGTCGAAGTTGGTGATATGCTTTTCGAGGACTTTACGCAAACGCAGGTATCCGTCCGGACGTTGGTGGAGTTCCACGTCGGCGAGGGAAAGGTCAACGTCTGAAGGGCTGATGTATAGGCCATCGCCGATCTCCTCCAGCGGCAGTTCGTCGCCGTTTACCAAAGCGTCGTAAAGCTGTACCGTCGGCTCGTCTATCCCGAAGCACTGGCTGAGGTTGCCCTGCGGGTCCATGTCCACCATCAATACCCGCTTGCCTAGCATCGACAGGGCTTTGCCCAAATTGGCTGTTGTTGTGGTTTTGCCCACTCCCCCCTTGTGGTTCACCATCGCGATAACCTTGGCTTCCTGCCCGTCGGCCGTTTCCCGGTATCCGTATTTGAGTAGCACAGGCCCTATCTTGTCGAGGTGGCTATCATTCAGGGCCCGTTCCCCCTTAAGCACTTTGCTCAGGAGTCCGGTT includes these proteins:
- a CDS encoding M20/M25/M40 family metallo-hydrolase, whose product is MKKNVSTLILVVLLALAGLLLARTLIFSSKQIDAKTAEVIPLDNHVAETLSRAIKCQTVSYENKAPNGPEFRKLHEILREAFPMAHQKLSVDTINQYSLLFTWKGRDKYKKPLLLLAHQDVVPAGDDWKEPPFSGKIVQDTIWGRGSLDDKVAVVSILQAVESLLKNNFVPERDILLAFGHDEEIGGSQGAEKIAEHLKSQGIEAEFVLDEGLMITQGMVPGIEKDVALIGIAEKGYLNVDITAVVDGGHSSMPKTYGAIDAVARAITKLNESPFTAHITPPVDEFLDHIGPEMSFTYRVVFANRWLFDPMIIGIYEKTPAGNALVRTTMATTIFDAGYKANVVPRKASSTVNIRMLPGDDREQVLWQMHHSIDTTLVKLHAMEYEYASASKVSSTKTFGYKAVATTVREIFPESLTAPNLLIAGTDSKHYSGISPNIYRFLPVRINPASVEQIHGKNERIAIQDLKNCVRFYRRLIQNTCK
- a CDS encoding polysaccharide deacetylase family protein gives rise to the protein MRSMKASPNLFIIYYHKILPRLGYEPSWRQFDFELRYLKQFFDIVTLDEVHAYLKGEWKPKRTSVVITFDDGYVDNLVYAYPLLKKHKIKATLFAVASRINQDADIGKMRPTLEDYWNGKVAFSELVEPVTMGEANTQFFVEGKSPDFMSVSELNSVKDHFDVEGHLNVHARSFYEDRILGVWDNRNTKSHPKYGVHYSDVNRYGECPYIGLPVFPSRNNIAVRQGKLKPEVKDYIQSLGKDFFEKPDYAQTLIKDLENRFPERLDFETVEEQKQRVDTEMRESKADLERLINQPVRYLSFPFGDHDDISCEIASKYFDLAVTVEKDIVRPNQDPYRVPRGAIAKDVFSFLARVERFRWKK
- a CDS encoding glycosyltransferase family 4 protein — translated: MNRNYKVLMLINGVGWGGTKEQTYLVTKGLKKEGIDVHIALADQYDEMRDKLRPFDVTEHVYEYIGKNSRWSISQARRLAGIIDREGFDFVVANSPKVVGYLSIAKLFMRTKPCIISVKRSGRKSGWLSKIFKYHIADKIVVVSEGVTEQMKRDNFYPEKLVTIQSGVPTDLFQPNTENRIRLRKELGIAEDKKVFINVANWNPKVKAQDKLIEAFAKVKDTDALLVLAGGSTDTVAMEHARKMNVGNRVIGLGYRNDVPALLDMADYYVLSSNLEGVAGSVIQAMIMGKVTLSTLAGGIGSYLKDGENGFTVPVGDFEGMTAKMEKMLGLSPEEEERIIREAKRTGETFSIKKTVEKYIQLFDEIYEGES
- a CDS encoding replication initiation protein; the encoded protein is MKTQTSLEMYKDYKIVKSNELINSKSRFTLMQQRIILLMAARIKITDADFIPYHISISEILGLGPNDKVKGQQYNDIREAAVGLTNSAIYLQQGDKWRSMAFISVAEGEKGKNFITVQFSPQMKPFLLNLKDNYTSYFLKHVFSFRSAHSIRIYELLAQYYPKIRSRKFDLEYLKDMLYVGDKYNRFFDFKKYVIEVSVKEINALSDIYVEYEVEKKGRKVVGLIFHMSKNVQNVPSEQENQEDKMDMTLLPSPPMIPKEKAEKKPKKKKEKPVAPAMEESPAWIVAEQEAGQLSLDLVAEGKAAAKPATGIKPATIQKLEQKYGKALTDFYVKKVSALDEVANKTGYLITALKSGYYQEEFEGMSAEADRKRKLAEERERKQSYERKKQEISAEYDEYLKNLKRRLLAEATEDDQAEYLFDLETSSNSYLKKFIAEWEADQPSETALGFYGTWLIENKLDDSAQELIKSLASYAKAKHGFEIED
- a CDS encoding ParB N-terminal domain-containing protein gives rise to the protein MNKRKRLIPTIALAKDKKLAQDAEIKNKIRIYDELRDLIPPLVDEEFEQLEANILKEGCREPLLYWHNKQTDEYVLVDGHNRHRVCTTHGLDFPLKAIEVSDLQTAKDWMIDNQLGRRNLSKEQKIYLVGLRYNREKEDRGGYKGSMGQNDPLTKYNENTEIDNHDFVGEKSMGQNDPLTKHNEKQEKSNSAERIAKENNMSPKSVKRAANYATGLDKLAEENPEIKTKILSGKLKVKQADIESLSKSDSIPKLESEKEIGTQAEKARVEKRTVKKDSSKPTIQEEPVWEVRTKQIVESELFLTESINRIKESEGEKKLTEAKKLKAELERYIKLFN
- a CDS encoding ParA family protein; the encoded protein is MKLSNDTVSEFLKENSALSLSALEKEANLSTGLLSKVLKGERALNDSHLDKIGPVLLKYGYRETADGQEAKVIAMVNHKGGVGKTTTTANLGKALSMLGKRVLMVDMDPQGNLSQCFGIDEPTVQLYDALVNGDELPLEEIGDGLYISPSDVDLSLADVELHQRPDGYLRLRKVLEKHITNFDYILLDCPPSLGILTSNALIASDSFVLIIQPETLAIKGLNTILKTVDQIKDGLNEKLDLEGILFTLVDKRTINHQTIMNHVKESFPYFRTFETVIRNNMALSEATMLSQDIFTYAPKSNGAVDYMAVCNELTHE